The sequence GGGATGGCTCGGGTGACCCTCTGGCTCGAGCTCGGTGGGGTGGTCGTCATCGGCACGCTGAGTTGGATCCACCGGTCGTGGTTCCCGGACGCGACCGTCTGGTCCGACTACGGCGGACCGTTCAAGATGCCTGACGGCAGTTGGAACGCCGGGTACGCCTTCGTCCCGGCCGTGCTGCCCCTGCTCGGCATCTGGTGGCTGCGTCATCAGTCCCGACGGGCTGGGGCATAGACTCCTCGGGTCCGACAGGGGAGCCCCGTACCAAGGGGGCTGAGAGTGCCGAAGAGGCAGACCCTAAGAACCTGCTCCGGTTAGTACCGGCGAAGGGAGTTCGCGTCATGCGGCTTTTCACTCACACCCGTCCCATCCTCACGACGGCCGTCCTCGGCCTGGCCACCACAGCGCTCGCCGCTTGCGGATCGTCGTCACCCACCACGGTTCCGCCAGCGAAGATCAAGAGCGTCGTCCTGGTCACCCACGACTCGTGGGTCATGCCCAAGGCCGTCCTGGCCGACTTCACCAAGAAGACCGGGTACGTCGTGACGGTCCGGGCAAGCGGTGACGCCGGTCTGCTGACCAACAAGCTGATCCTCAGTGCCGGCAACCCGGACGGCGACGTGTCGTTCGGCGTCGACAACACCCTCGGCAGCCGCGCCCTGAGCAACAACGTGTTCGCGGCGTACACGCCGTCGTCGATCCCGGCGGGAGTCGCTGCGTACAACCTCGCCGGCGACAACGGCTCGCACCTCACCCCGGTCGACCACAGCGCCGTCTGTGTCGATGTGGACCTCGACTGGTTCAAGGCACACAAGCTCGCCGTGCCGACCGGCCTCGACGACCTCATCAAGCCCGCGTACAAGAACCTGCTGGTGACCGAGAGCGCGGCCGCGAGTTCGCCCGGTACGGCGTTCCTGCTGGCGACGATCGCCGCCAAGGGCACCGGCTGGCAGGACTACTGGAAGGCGCTGTTGGCCAACGGCACGCAGGTCGCAGCTGACTGGACCGCGGCGTACGAGGGTGGCTTCACCCAGGGCGGCGGCAAGGGCACGCGTCCGATCGTCGTCTCCTACAACTCCGACCCGGCCGCTGCGGTCTCCAACGGCCAGACCTCGATCGGGGTCGTGAAGAGCACCTGCTTCGGACAGGTCGAGTACGCAGGGGTCCTCGCGGGCGCCAAGAACGCCCCCGGCGCGCAGGCGTTCATCGACTTCCTGCTCACCCCTGAGGTGCAGAAGGAACTCCCGGGTTCGATGTATGTCTTCCCGGTCGTGGACGGTGTCGCGCTGCCTTCGGACTGGACGAAGTTCGCGTACCAACCGACCCAGACGCTGACCGTGCCTGCGGCCGATATCGCCGCGAACCGCGATCAGTGGCTCCAGACCTGGAACGACATCGTCTCGACCCACTGATGGTGCGTCGGCGGCGTCACTCTTCGGTCGCGGGCCCTCAAGGCCCGCTTCCCTCCGGTTCCGTGCCGCCGCACGCATCAGTGGGCCGAGATCGACACCCGTTGGCGCTGATTGTCGCGCTCGCGGCGGTCCCGGTGGTCGTCGTCGCGGTCTTCTTCCTGCTCCCGGTGAGCGGGATGGTTGACCGCGGCCTGCGCCCGGGTGGGCACTGGGATCTTGACGCCGCCTTCGCCGTGCTCGGTCGACCGTCGGTCCGCAGCGCCATCTGGCTGACGGTGTGGACGTCGGCGACCGGGACCGCGATCAGCGTCCTGCTCGGGCTTCCCGCCGCGTACGGGCTCCACCGCCTGTCGTGGCCGGGGCGCCGACTCGTCCGTGCTCTGCTGATGATCCCGTTCGTACTCCCCACCGTCGTGGTCGGGATCGCCTTCCAGGAGCTGCTCGGCGAGGGCGGCCTGCTCGCCGGCCT comes from Nocardioides baekrokdamisoli and encodes:
- a CDS encoding thiamine ABC transporter substrate-binding protein — translated: MRLFTHTRPILTTAVLGLATTALAACGSSSPTTVPPAKIKSVVLVTHDSWVMPKAVLADFTKKTGYVVTVRASGDAGLLTNKLILSAGNPDGDVSFGVDNTLGSRALSNNVFAAYTPSSIPAGVAAYNLAGDNGSHLTPVDHSAVCVDVDLDWFKAHKLAVPTGLDDLIKPAYKNLLVTESAAASSPGTAFLLATIAAKGTGWQDYWKALLANGTQVAADWTAAYEGGFTQGGGKGTRPIVVSYNSDPAAAVSNGQTSIGVVKSTCFGQVEYAGVLAGAKNAPGAQAFIDFLLTPEVQKELPGSMYVFPVVDGVALPSDWTKFAYQPTQTLTVPAADIAANRDQWLQTWNDIVSTH